The genomic region AACCAACCGAACAAAAAGGATCCGATTCTTATCAAGATGCCTTAAACGAAGACCAATTGAAAGAGGTTCATTTTTATTAGGGCTTTTTTAGCTTAATTTaccattaaattaaataaaatagttaaaaatcttgaaaattttctgtTTCCAGAAAGCGTTGGCACAAGCAAATGATGCAAAAATGGAAGGAAATAAATTGTTTGGAAACGGGCAATACGAGGAGGCATTGTTACAGTATGAGATTGCTCTGCAAGTTGCGGCGGAGATGCCTACTTCCGTTGAAATTCGATCCATTTGTCATTCGAATCGGGCTGTTTGCTTTTTGAAGCtggtatttcttttttcttcttaaggGTAAAGCTGAATAACAGTTATctgttcttttttatattaaaaaaaaaaagttgttttcAGGGGAAATATGAGGAAACCATCAAGGAATGTACCAAAGCACTGGAACTTAATCCTTCTTATATAAAAGCTCTTGTTAGACGAGGAGAAGCTCATGAAAAGCTTCAACATTATGAAGAGGCTATTGCTGGTGAGTTAGATTTGAgtgtttgtttgtttcttttacatttttctgAGGTTTACAagtatttattaaatttagcCATTGCCCTATCTTGATGATTGGTTATGTGTCAgcattatatatttttgtaattattttaattgctgaagttacttttttttccccaaaataaaataaaatttgcagATATGAAGAAGATATTGGAATTAGATCCTTCTAATGACCAGGCTAGGAAGGCCATTCGCCGCTTGGAACCACTGGCTgcagaaaaaagagaaaagatgaaAGAGGAGATGATGGGTACTTTATTTGCTTTTGCTCTTTATTctgtttccttttttccttttcgtTTTCTACTCAAAGGTCGGTCTCATGTATTGCTTTCTTGAACAAGGTAAATCGTATATCTTAATATGTTAACCATATTAGATCATAATCTTCATATGTTAACCATATTAGATCATAATCTTCATATTGCCTTGACTGCTCTACATGGTTATGTCCTGAAAAAGTACTATGAAGGAATTCATATCATTACATTATTTGAGGTTGTTTTAAAACTATGAATTCCATAGGGTGTATGTGAAGCTTGTAGATTGAGTTGTTGTGCTAATGGACGTACCTGATgtttgagaaaataataagagTGAAATGCCTTTGTGTTTAATATATGGTATTGAAAGGTGCATAAATGAGAATGCGGTTTTCAAGCTGATGTTCCCTGTATCACATATCAAATTCCTATATGTTTGTATCTTATTGCTCTATACTCATTGGGCTACTTCCTTCAGCTCAATTTATCTAATAAACCAAACATAATATACTATCTCAAATTCATATTCCATTTAAACAGATTTAcatgtttttttgtttgttactACAAAGGGCAACTGTTTATAAGCATTTGATTCATTGAATTTTGGTTTCCATTACTAATTGAATACGTGTCAAATGGTTGACATTACCTGTCTTTGATGCATACTGATCATTGATGATCAAATACTATTCTGATCATGTATTTATTGTAGGctttgaaaaaaatggaagCAATTTGACATTTGATTTTAGTCACTGATATTTTGTTAGCATTTTTTCTTGCCAAAGAGAACTTTgacattttcttgcaactcaTTTTCCTTATTTCATCAATTGAACTCAGTGTAATAAAATTGGGGAGAATATTGAGCGTATTATTTTATTGGATGatgtcatatatttcatgGCATAATTATGTATATGTTGAACTAGTGTTTTAGATCCTGGGTAGAATTGTTGAAGCCACGCACACAAGACCACATTTGAagcttatttctttttgtattCATCACTTATCCATTACTAACTATGTATAAGTATATGTACTCTGAGCAGGAAAGctaaaagaaatgggaaactCAATTCTGGGTCGATTTGGGATGAGTGTTGACAACTTCAAAGCTGTCAAAGATCCAAACACGGGCTCGTATTCAATATCATTCCAACGCTGATATAGTCGCTAGCTATATTTTCTTCGGTGGAAaatgcagtgagaatgaaggCAACATTCAGATTGATACAAAATATAGGCCCGGGATTGATTTATATGCAAGATATGATTGCAAGTAAAAGTGTAGCACTTAAAAACTCATAGtcagtaaaaaaattttgtgtgCTTAATGCAAGAGTGGCATTAAGTGATTGGGTACAATGTTTGTCGCTTATGTTTGAGATGTAAATCAACTGTATGAACGTTTCttgcttgtgttataaatcatttatGACATTGATCTGCTTGCATCCCAAGTTGAGTTTCTAAATTGACCAGCAGACGGGTTCCAATTATTGAAAACTCAATCTCAGTGCTATTGTCCTCTTTTTATTTGTGTCCCTGTTGAGCTCTTGTAATCGCTCAGTGCTCTCAACAGGAGAGTGAAATCTGTTTACCACTTGGCATCTACCACTATCTCAACAAAAAGCCTGTGGCAGAAAAGAATAACCATTAAAAGATAGAATCTGTGGTTGTAATGGTCAACTAGCATGAACCTTCCAAGCCAACGTATCTCCACGTAAGTTGATGGTTGCTCAAAGCCTATGTAAACGTCATCACTTACCTTAATACCCCTAAATTAAGCCAGAATAGGAATTCTCAGGTGGCTGAGATGGCATGCTGTGCTCGACAAAGGGATTACCGGAAGGGATTGTTGAATCGTAGCCAACCATGGGaggctgctgctgctgctgcatGATGTAAGTTTGCTGTTGAGCCATGCTTTCCATTTGCACATCAGTTGGAGGTGTGACATCGCTGCTTCCACAAATTGGATCCTGGTCGTAATCAACCTCAAAAGGGTTCGTGGACACCTGACCCAAGTTGCATGCCCGATCCTGATGTGTAGTACTCGCTATTGCTTGATCGTATAAACTGTCTAGTGTTAATCTGTCCAATCTCCCAGTCTGCATTTGAAGATAACATCAATGACGATGACAACCCAAAGCTAGCAGTATCTCTGCTGGGATACTCTTTTTAAGTTAATTGAGCATTTTACGAATGAAAACCAAAATGTTTTCTGATGAACAGAAAGCACAAGGACTAACCACATTATTCTCTGCAAGAGCTGCTCCATTTGAGCTTGGTGCACTAAAAAGTTCAAGCTCCCAACTTGGAGTTGCGGATGCTGAGCTGACATCATTTCCAGCACTTGAAACACCTTctgttaaaatttaaaatggaaaaaaggtATTTAAAAGTATTCAATTGATCACTCtgaaggaaaaataatttgacaGCTCCATCAAGACAAATAATTCACCAGATTCAACAATTGCTAGAGCAAGGGAATTTTTGTCATTCAGTTCAGATCCTTCCTCAGGTGGGTCGTCAAAGCACTGGTAGTAACAAGATAGGCCAAGTAAGAACAAACATAAGAACAATGAACCTATCGTTGCCAAGGGTATCAGCTAAAGAAAAGCCTTACCAGAAGATCAGCAATCTCTAGCTTTGCAACACCCTGCCTTGGATCACTCTGGGGTTGGTCCGAAGGTGTAACAGAGGGGCTTGATTTTTCTTGAACATCAGTGTCTTGGT from Theobroma cacao cultivar B97-61/B2 chromosome 9, Criollo_cocoa_genome_V2, whole genome shotgun sequence harbors:
- the LOC18589061 gene encoding tetratricopeptide repeat protein 1; translation: MVLLEPHNTEQHEEATKATPSSSQTTSDSAAASSNVHGGDAASDGFETASERDVSDNEEDHAHDQQPTEQKGSDSYQDALNEDQLKEKALAQANDAKMEGNKLFGNGQYEEALLQYEIALQVAAEMPTSVEIRSICHSNRAVCFLKLGKYEETIKECTKALELNPSYIKALVRRGEAHEKLQHYEEAIADMKKILELDPSNDQARKAIRRLEPLAAEKREKMKEEMMGKLKEMGNSILGRFGMSVDNFKAVKDPNTGSYSISFQR